Within Vigna unguiculata cultivar IT97K-499-35 chromosome 2, ASM411807v1, whole genome shotgun sequence, the genomic segment AATACAGTTTCCATACACTATCATTTGCTGTGctgttttgatttgtttttgtggTCATAGTTCTATCAGTATGTTAGAACGAACATAAGGACAACAGGGATTTAGTTAAGGGAGTTAGAATATAAATGAGACAGTTGGTTAATCAGTTGGAGGAGTCAGTTAGATAGAAATAAGGGAAGAAGGATAATGGAGTTTCGGATTTGTTGTCATTGTAAATTGAGCATTGACTTTTTGTGAAGGGAAAACCGTTGGAGAGTTTATCCTCTATTTATTGTTATGTTCATctctttgaataaaaaatatttcctttctttcttatttcaaatttttggtTCCTAGCGGAGTATCATTACACAGTTACAATGGCAGTAAGGACAAGAATTTCAATTGTAACAACTACTCATGTGACAGGTAGGAAAGGAGACAACAGAGGTGTGAAATCTGGTAAGGGAAATGACAAAAGGGCTGGCTAGGGGAAGAAAGGAAACCGGTCAATCATTCAATAAGGAGTTAAGGCACTAGGGTGGGAAGGAAGTAGACCGTGAACAATCCCcaggtttttctttttatccatgttttttattttttttgttcttcagTGTGATAAAGAGGGATTTTCccttttgtaataatttttctcCATTAATACTTATCAGTAAAATATGTCCCCATCATATTGTTTATGCATCAACAAATAATTTGTTACacaaatagttattaaattatcCTATAGCACATCACAACAACACTAATAATGTCAGTTGGAACCTGGCAGGCAAAACAGATTCCATGAACTTTCAAAGTTGAGATAAGAACAAAAAGACCTATAaatggaaaaggaaaagaaatgagTGAAACAATGAGAGAGAACACTACCTCAACTTCCATTTGAAGACTATTTTGCTTCAGATACAGGTCAACAGCTTTAAGGGCACCTGTAACACCTCCAGCTGCTGATATATGATTATCTTTTATCATCACCATATCAAACAAGCCCATCCTATGGTTCCGACCTCCACCAATTAATACCTGTAAAAGCAAATATTCCTAGTTTATTGAGTAAACTTTATGCTTAAAAGCATAGATTATTAATAATTGCAAGGAAGTGATCCAAAGTCCAGACCGCCCACTTATCCACTAAACGTAAAGCTGGAGCAGTCTTTCTGGTCTCCAACATATATGCCGGGTATGCTGCATTTGCCATTTCCTGTGGAAAAACACAATCTGTAAAGCAATCAAGAATTATAAGATAATAAAGGAAAATTTCTCTAATTACTGGGCCAGTAAAATGTAACACATTGCTATATTTTATAGTCAATCTGAATTCATAAGTCAACTTATTTTCCATATTCGTGACAATAATGTGATCAATACATTTACAAAAAACAGACATACTATCAACAATTTGTAAATTGTTAGCCTTCATCAAGACAATATGAGTAACAAGTAAATACAGAATTTGGGCTGCAAAGGCAAACATGGCAAGGAATGTGGAAGAAAGGAATGAGGCTGGGACAAGAGGATAAAAGGAAGGTAGGCAGTGGAGAgcgcataaaaaaaattgtggaaaGGGATGTGTTGAGTGTGATTGACCTAATGCTGGAATTCACTCTGGGAGTCTCTCTTTTCATAAGGCTGGAATTCCAAGCAATCCAGTATTCCCTTCTGATGTAAAGAGACACTGGGATTGAGTGGCATGCAGTCCCACATTCATCTCTCAAAGCCTTGACACATGCTGCAACCAAGACACCAATCGTGCCCTCAATAGACATTTTCATGGAAGGCAACAGAGTCAATCGTAGATTGGAGGAATTTGTAAGGAAGAAAAACTTATATTGATGACGTGGAAAGTATAGTGCACAATAGGACAAAGGCCAAGTTAGTTACAGAGAAAGGACAAGTGGCTACTAAGGCACATCTTATAGAACCAAGGAGGAGAAACAGAAAGAGAATACCAAATACCAGGCTGAAGGATTTGGGGAGTTAGGCAAAGTTTGGTAATTCTCTGGCGTCTTGAACCTCTTctgaaatttttctttttctcaggTACGAAGGTAGCTGGCCATTGACGAAGAAACCTTAATTTTTCTGTTCTTGTTGATGAATATAGGAATTTATATTATACTGAGACCGTTATCCAGCTATAAATAAATGCCAGCATATGCAGAAAATTGTTTAGTTCTTTCAGAATCCCACAATGCAATAGCTCCATAGTAGCACTATAGTggttatgtatatttataatacCATTAGAGAAGATAACTATGCTCCCAAAATAGCCACTCGAATTTTTTGAGTAATTATTCTTGTGTGTTTATGTTCCCATACTGGGAAGGACTCATCTCCAACAACTGCCAACAACTGAAAGGCTTGTTTCATCTCTTAATGTTCTggactattatttttaattaagcaACAATCAGCCAATTGCCACACTATGAAGCATAGTGCAAGAACTTATGCCATTGAACACTATATTAGTCGCAATGATATTAGCAACTATGCTGTATACAGCATAGCATCAAACCCAAGTAAATCATCTTCAGAAATCTATCCAATTCAGccattttgaaaatatgatCCAATATTCACTACACTGCCAATAATTGATATCAAATTTTTTCAATAGCCTTACAGACCTTTAACAGAATATAGTGTTAGCTAACTAAGTTCAATATATGATTTTTGTCTTAATCTGTTAGGAAGTTGCAAGCATAGTACAGAATagttaacaaaagaaaaaggataAAGTAAACAACAGATTACCTTAGTTAAAGTTGCAATACCACTCATCCTCTGCATAAAGTTTAGTACTACTCTTTCAGCTACAACAATGTTATGTGCCCGTCCTGTCCACAACTTACTGAGGATCAATAGAAGCCGTTCATGAATTAATTAGAAATGAATAATGTTTTCATTCCTCTTTCTTTTGCAATTTTGATTTCCTAATAATTATCTCACCGTGAACTTTTCCAAACTGTAGGCCTTTATGGACAAAATCTCCATCGTTTCTACACCACTCCACCTGATATTTGCAAGTAATATTATTGTGAGTTAGCCAACCACACATATAATGATTGGCATTCTGTGAATTGCTTCCATACCTTCAAAGAAGGATCAACCTCATGAAATATCATCTCCGCAAGCGCTATTCCAGCAATGATGCCATCCTCCTTTGCCAAAAAGTAAGCTTCCACTGCCATGTCAGATGGAATGGTGGCCTTGCATGTTACATCACCTACAATTGAAATAATACAGATACCATGAAGGCATTATATCTACCAAATAAAAGTGTGCATCAGTATCATTTATTTGCGCAAGCCCAACAGCATGGAAGAATttacattttcttataataatcaGTGAAGAATAACAATTCAAATTGTGAATTATAGATTTAAAACTCAGGAAGGAACATGGCAGctagtaaaagaaataaagcatgAAAAGTACAGGTATAAACCTCGATCCCCAGCATCTTCTGCAAGCGCTAACTTGATAACGCCTTTCAAATCATAAGTTGGGTGCTCAGGAGGCTTTATGGCAAAGGACTCGTATGATATCCTAGAGTCTGTGACTTCAGTTGCAGACATTTTAACAACCGTCCTGCAGTTGTACATGATTTAAAACAATTTGAtcagaaaatacatgatgtgtATAAAGTGGTACAAGAAAAAACTACCATCTACGATGATTAACAAACACACTCTTTAATGAGTTTCCATGCATTTAGGACCTGTTTAGAAAAACATTTGCATTAATGCCTTATTGAACAAGTACATCCCGTAAAACAACTCAGTATAAGTTGTTTTAATAATCAAACGGGGAATAggattaaactatttttatactagttGTAAGCTAAGAATTTCTAAAACCAGAAAAAAGAAACAGTACCAGAGCTCTTAAAAACACAAGAAACAGATATCTATAATGGAAAACATGGACTTTCTAAAACCACCTAAGACATGTCAAGTACAAGTAAACTAAAATATCTACGTTTTTAAGGATAAAACCTAAATaagattcaaaatatttttttaaatttaattaaatagacACATCAACATTTTGAAATATCAACATACACAACACTTCTCTCTTACCCTATTCCAGAATTATAATGACTATTACAAGTTCCTTTTCACAAAGGACAGACAATATTGAATAATAAAGAGGGTATGGCTgttcggaaaaaaaaaaaggaaaaaaataattcgCTTAATTTATAAAGTTCTTACCTATAGTCTCTAAggattttacttttaattcatGCACAAGCTATTTTCAGTCAAAGGATATTTGTGTTTTCCTTAACGTTTCTAGAAAAAGTCCTTATGTTCATCCAAACATATTtccaacaaaaaagaaaaagcattTTTACCCGAGTTTTGAACTTGATTGCGGTGGAAGTTTAAGTGAGTGGCTGCAACAAATTCAccaaattatgtaaaaaaacgTGAGAACGTTTCAAAAGAGAGACATGTTTCTTACAAAAATTCAGAAGCAATGAAATGAAACGCTGCGTTTTGTTTCAGgacaaggaagaagaagaagaaggaccTTATTGCAGGTGCAAACGCTGCGGTGTGAAAAGCAGTTCGCACTGGAAAGCCTTGAAGGCTGAAACTTATAGCCATTTTTAAACGCGATTTGAGgctatttttctctcttcttcaacTTCAATTACTCGTGATTCATGAGTTGCGAAAACTGAGTAGTGTTTACGCAACATTAGAATCAAAAGTCTGTGTATTTTAGAATCAACTTTTTCTTTTGGGACTCTTTTCCGGAAAGGATATGAAGGcaagttgaaatttttattcTGATTCGGAAATGGAAAAGCTCATTCTTTGCGTGGCAAAGCTACTGGGGTGTGTAGGGGGTGTGTGACTGTGTAGTGTATGTATGTGCCTACTCTGTTCTGGGATGCTggggaattttttttattcttattattttaaattatagaagAGAATATTATTGCGAAgcagaaaaaattgaaatttgttcaaaattagCACAACTGTTTAATATGAACGATAATAAGATGTTTAACTagcttttcttttgaaaaaaataataaatttttttaaaacagagTGACAattgtagtttatattttttcattcatttttttaaataatgaatcaaattaaaaataatttaaatataaaataaaaaattaatattacatttttttaatataattttctattgttaataataattgatataaaaaatgtaataaacataaaaacaaagaaaaaaaaattcatgatatGATTTGTGGACAACATTTTGATTTACAACTCCAACTTAATATCGATAactaatttgtattatttattatttttctgaatCTTGGTAAGGTAGTATTTAATTAATAGGAATGTAGTATAAAGTTACGAACACTTAAAGTTACtataaatttgattgaaaaCATTAGTCGTCCATGGGACTATGTAAAACTTCATCCTACAATCACAAGTGGGGGTTTCTCCCTGTATCCCCCAACCCTTACTCCTGTACCccaaacttttattattttcatttttgtccattgtaaaaaataaaagaagggagagaaaaaagagtaaaagaaaaggaaaatgattagatgatttcttttttataccACTTTTATTATCACTCTTCGTGGCAAGTGTATTAAgccatttaaatataatatttaatttataaataaatttaaactaaattagagcaattaagtttatatatttgCGCGTGGGCTTTGACATGAAAAGTTGGAACCCTAATATTCACATTTCAACATTTTCGAAACATCACGTTTTCACCCTTAGTGCTTCTCTACTCTCTGCTTCTCTACTCTGCTGTTCAAAATCAAATTCTTCCATCTACCCTATCTCGAAAGTCCAATTTTTTGGAAGCCAAAAGTTGTCCAACAAAACCTTATTTTGCAGCTTTGGTTTTAAACTGTTGAACTCCATCTTCGTGACCAATCTTCCATTGTCGAATCCTCAATCTGGAACCTAATGATGAACCCCATTGTCTTTTTGGAAGCTTGCGACCCTTTGCGAACGAAGCCCACCATCGTTGATCTTCCTCCATTTCCTTATTCGTTGTTGCCACTGTCGAATTCAAAAATGAGGTTTGGAATTTTTGAACCCGTGTGTTGTCTTCTCCTTTCTCCCTTAGGTTTTATGAGCGCACACATGATTTTGTTGATTTGGGTGTGTCTACTTGTGTTGCGGTGTCCAGCCGGTTATTTGGGGATTCTAATTTCACCCCTCCGTTGATTGATTTCAAATAATGTGATGAGTTGttgtttttaacattttttagcATTTGGATTCTTGGTGATTGATTGTGCTGTTTGGGATAACATTTAATTGATAACTGTTCTGGTTTAGAAAAATACTAGATAATTCTtcaccaaaacaaaaagaaagtattTTAGACTTACTTAGGTCAAAAATCTCTCATCCCTTGACCATGGAGTAACCTtcttatttatagaataatcagttacaaaatattaaattctacaaatacaaaataaaaatgaaattatcttttactcctaaaatatctctaaatataataacaaccttattaattcttaaaaatccCACCAAACACGGAATTTAATTCAGTTAATATTCTCCCTCGGTTCCATGCAGATCCGATCTACCACTCCCGATCTGCCATATGCTAAAAATCCATCTATCCTCTCGGCCTAAAACTGAACCACCTTCTCTGGACCTGTACATAGCTCTCCAACTTCTGCACTTTCTCGTCTTCAGAACGAGGAGAGCAAAGGTTGTCTTGTCAATAACTGCTCTTCACCACTTCCCGTAAAATCATCATTACTCCCTGCATTTGCGCAACCACGTGTAACTCATCCAACGGTCCCACTTTACTCTCCTTTTTGAATATCAAACGTCACTTATTTCCCCCTTTAACCTACACAACTCAACCATCCCTTCATCTTCTTACTCATCACACTCGAGCTCTTTCGACTCCCACCTATCCTTCTCAACCGCCATTTC encodes:
- the LOC114174081 gene encoding nicotinate-nucleotide pyrophosphorylase [carboxylating], chloroplastic isoform X1, whose amino-acid sequence is MAISFSLQGFPVRTAFHTAAFAPAISHSLKLPPQSSSKLGTVVKMSATEVTDSRISYESFAIKPPEHPTYDLKGVIKLALAEDAGDRGDVTCKATIPSDMAVEAYFLAKEDGIIAGIALAEMIFHEVDPSLKVEWCRNDGDFVHKGLQFGKVHGRAHNIVVAERVVLNFMQRMSGIATLTKEMANAAYPAYMLETRKTAPALRLVDKWAVLIGGGRNHRMGLFDMVMIKDNHISAAGGVTGALKAVDLYLKQNSLQMEVEVETRTLEEVEEVLHYSSQAKTSLTRIMLDNMVVPLPNGDVDISMLKEAVQLINGRYETEASGNVTLDTVHKIGQSGVTYISSGSLTHSVKALDISLKIDTELALKVGKRTGRA
- the LOC114174081 gene encoding nicotinate-nucleotide pyrophosphorylase [carboxylating], chloroplastic isoform X2; translated protein: MAISFSLQGFPVRTAFHTAAFAPAIRTVVKMSATEVTDSRISYESFAIKPPEHPTYDLKGVIKLALAEDAGDRGDVTCKATIPSDMAVEAYFLAKEDGIIAGIALAEMIFHEVDPSLKVEWCRNDGDFVHKGLQFGKVHGRAHNIVVAERVVLNFMQRMSGIATLTKEMANAAYPAYMLETRKTAPALRLVDKWAVLIGGGRNHRMGLFDMVMIKDNHISAAGGVTGALKAVDLYLKQNSLQMEVEVETRTLEEVEEVLHYSSQAKTSLTRIMLDNMVVPLPNGDVDISMLKEAVQLINGRYETEASGNVTLDTVHKIGQSGVTYISSGSLTHSVKALDISLKIDTELALKVGKRTGRA